One window of Marmota flaviventris isolate mMarFla1 chromosome 5, mMarFla1.hap1, whole genome shotgun sequence genomic DNA carries:
- the Spink1 gene encoding serine protease inhibitor Kazal-type 1, with product MKLTSISLLCALTLLSLCGNTEADSQGRKANCNNAITGCTKIYDPVCGNDGNTYANECMLCLENQKRQIPILIKKSGPC from the exons ATGAAGTTGACAAGCATCTCTCTTCTCTGTGCCTTGACCTTGTTAAGTTTATGTG gtAACACTGAAGCTGATTCCCAAGGAAGAAAG GCTAATTGCAACAATGCAATTACTGGATGCACCAAGATTTATGACCCTGTCTGTGGAAATGATGGAAATACTTACGCCAATGAATGCATGCTGTGCCTTGAAAATCA GAAGCGCCAGATTCCTATCCTCATTAAAAAATCTGGGCCTTGCTGA